In Pseudonocardia cypriaca, a single genomic region encodes these proteins:
- a CDS encoding pyrimidine reductase family protein — MRPLLPADDDLDDERLAQRYAYPEQLGAPFVRANFVASADGAVSVDGRSAGLGSPADHRVFVMLRRLADVILVGAGTARAEDYRGARKPTRGRDAPPPIAVVTGSAMLDPGGRLFTDTHVPPIVLTLASAPPERRERLAAAGGDVVALDRLTPDLVLAELARRGLHRVLCEGGPTLFGELVAADAVDELCLTVSPVLVGGTAGRIATGPASEHRQPLELADALHEDGVLLLRYRRAAATPIG, encoded by the coding sequence GTGCGACCGCTGCTGCCCGCCGACGACGACCTGGACGACGAGCGGCTCGCGCAGCGCTACGCATACCCCGAGCAGTTGGGCGCGCCGTTCGTGCGCGCCAACTTCGTGGCCAGCGCCGACGGCGCCGTGTCCGTCGACGGCCGCTCCGCGGGCCTCGGCTCCCCCGCCGACCACCGGGTGTTCGTGATGCTGCGCCGGCTCGCCGACGTCATCCTCGTGGGAGCCGGGACGGCGCGGGCCGAGGACTACCGGGGCGCCCGCAAGCCGACCCGCGGCCGCGACGCACCGCCGCCGATCGCGGTCGTCACCGGCTCGGCGATGCTCGACCCCGGCGGGAGGCTGTTCACCGACACGCACGTCCCGCCGATCGTCCTCACCCTCGCGTCCGCGCCCCCGGAGCGCCGCGAGCGGCTGGCCGCCGCGGGTGGGGACGTCGTCGCGCTCGACCGCCTCACCCCCGACCTCGTGCTGGCCGAGCTCGCGCGGCGCGGGCTGCACCGGGTGCTGTGCGAGGGAGGGCCCACCCTCTTCGGCGAGCTCGTGGCGGCGGACGCGGTCGACGAGCTCTGCCTGACCGTCTCGCCGGTGCTCGTCGGGGGCACCGCAGGCCGGATCGCGACGGGACCGGCGAGCGAGCACCGCCAACCCCTCGAGCTCGCGGACGCCCTGCACGAGGACGGGGTCCTCCTGCTCCGGTACCGCCGCGCCGCCGCTACCCCGATCGGGTGA
- a CDS encoding Asp23/Gls24 family envelope stress response protein, whose protein sequence is MNRLPAVEERGRLEIHPAVLRKIVEHAADQVPGTLRHERRLAGIDIGEAGASARITTGAGDPPTVDVRLELTLQYPAPVRTVVAAVRAKVGEELARVTGHRVRAMTVTIAGLRPARPAAARLL, encoded by the coding sequence GTGAACCGGCTCCCGGCCGTCGAGGAGCGTGGCCGGCTCGAGATCCATCCCGCCGTGCTGCGCAAGATCGTCGAGCACGCAGCCGACCAGGTGCCCGGCACGCTGCGCCACGAACGGCGCCTCGCGGGTATCGACATCGGAGAGGCCGGGGCCAGCGCGCGCATCACCACCGGGGCGGGCGATCCCCCCACGGTCGACGTCCGGCTCGAGCTCACCCTCCAGTACCCCGCCCCGGTGCGCACCGTCGTCGCGGCCGTGCGGGCCAAGGTGGGCGAGGAGCTCGCGCGCGTCACCGGGCACCGCGTGCGCGCCATGACCGTGACGATCGCCGGCCTGCGGCCGGCGCGTCCCGCGGCGGCCCGGCTGCTCTAG
- a CDS encoding FecCD family ABC transporter permease, with protein MTTPAAPAPAVGGLRRRRLAGLALLAAVLVAACVASIAVGAKAIPLDGVWHAVFTPTGLGDDIVVRSLRVPRTLLGVLAGAALGLAGALIQGHTRNPLADPGLLGVNNGAAFFVVIGIYAFGVTNLYGYVWFAFAGALVASVAVFVLGSVGRGGPTPVTLALAGAAVSALLAALTSAVILVDVQTLDAYRFWAVGSLAGREVEIAGQVQWFLLAGAVIGLASAPALNALSLGDDVARSLGHSVRRTRTMGIVAITLLAGSATAACGPIAFVGLVVPHIVRSFTGPDYRWLLPASALAGAALLLVADVIGRVVVRPGELQVGIVLALIGGPFFVWLVRRRKMVAI; from the coding sequence TTGACGACGCCGGCCGCTCCCGCGCCCGCGGTCGGTGGGCTGCGCAGGCGCCGGCTCGCCGGGCTCGCCCTGCTCGCGGCCGTCCTGGTGGCGGCCTGCGTCGCGAGCATCGCGGTCGGCGCGAAGGCCATTCCCCTCGACGGCGTGTGGCACGCGGTGTTCACGCCGACCGGCCTCGGGGACGACATCGTCGTGCGCTCGCTGCGGGTGCCCCGCACGCTGCTCGGTGTGCTCGCGGGCGCCGCGCTCGGCCTCGCCGGGGCGCTGATCCAGGGCCACACCCGCAACCCGCTCGCCGACCCAGGGCTCCTGGGCGTGAACAACGGGGCGGCGTTCTTCGTCGTCATCGGGATCTACGCGTTCGGCGTCACCAACCTCTACGGCTACGTCTGGTTCGCCTTCGCGGGTGCGCTCGTCGCGAGCGTCGCGGTGTTCGTGCTCGGGTCGGTCGGCCGCGGCGGACCCACCCCGGTCACCCTGGCGCTCGCGGGCGCCGCGGTGTCGGCGCTGCTAGCCGCGCTCACATCCGCCGTCATCCTCGTCGACGTCCAGACCCTCGACGCCTACCGGTTCTGGGCCGTCGGCTCCCTCGCCGGGCGCGAGGTCGAGATCGCGGGGCAGGTGCAGTGGTTCCTGCTCGCCGGTGCGGTCATCGGGCTGGCGAGCGCCCCCGCGCTGAACGCGCTCTCGCTCGGCGACGACGTCGCCCGCTCGCTCGGCCACTCCGTGCGCCGCACCCGCACCATGGGGATCGTCGCGATCACCCTGCTGGCCGGGTCGGCCACGGCGGCGTGCGGGCCGATCGCGTTCGTCGGGCTCGTCGTCCCGCACATCGTCCGGTCCTTCACCGGCCCGGACTACCGGTGGCTGCTGCCCGCGTCGGCGCTCGCCGGAGCCGCCCTGCTGCTCGTCGCCGACGTGATCGGCCGCGTGGTCGTACGTCCGGGGGAGCTGCAGGTCGGGATCGTGCTGGCGCTGATCGGCGGCCCGTTCTTCGTCTGGCTCGTGCGCCGCCGGAAGATGGTGGCGATCTGA
- a CDS encoding FecCD family ABC transporter permease produces MAVLEKQRVPGRPALRARGMSLVWRPRYVVVLAIGVAALVLGMAANIGRGEYPISIPDVLAVLMGGGDSGQRFIILDLRLPRSLTGALVGGALAVAGAITQSIARNPLASPDMIGLTAGASAAAVFVIVLGGGFGLVGGFLAAAGLPMAALVGGLVTAALIYGLAWRRGVHGFRLVLVGIGLQAMLLAIVHWLLVVAEVFEAARAYVWLNGSLNARGWEHVLPVSVALVVLLPAAFLLAHVLGALQYGDDTARGLGVPVNRARSLLLLVAVGLASVATASAGPIAFVALVAPQIAQRLVGGARPPIGMSLVVGAALTVIADVVARTAFGATELPVGIVTAVLGAPYLLYLLARYGREARA; encoded by the coding sequence ATGGCAGTGCTGGAGAAGCAGCGCGTGCCCGGGCGTCCCGCGCTGCGCGCACGGGGGATGTCGCTGGTCTGGCGGCCGCGGTACGTGGTCGTGCTCGCGATCGGCGTGGCCGCTCTCGTGCTCGGCATGGCGGCGAACATCGGCCGCGGCGAGTACCCGATCAGCATCCCCGACGTGCTCGCCGTGCTGATGGGCGGCGGCGACTCGGGGCAGCGGTTCATCATCCTGGACCTGCGGCTGCCCCGGTCGCTCACCGGCGCGCTCGTCGGCGGGGCGCTCGCCGTTGCGGGGGCGATCACGCAGTCGATCGCGCGCAACCCACTGGCCAGCCCGGACATGATCGGCCTCACCGCGGGCGCCAGCGCCGCCGCCGTCTTCGTGATCGTGCTCGGCGGCGGGTTCGGCCTGGTCGGCGGGTTCCTCGCGGCCGCGGGTCTCCCGATGGCCGCGCTGGTCGGCGGGCTGGTCACCGCCGCCCTGATCTACGGGCTGGCCTGGCGGCGCGGGGTGCACGGGTTCCGGCTCGTGCTGGTCGGCATCGGCCTGCAGGCGATGCTGCTGGCCATCGTGCACTGGCTGCTCGTCGTCGCGGAGGTGTTCGAGGCGGCGCGCGCCTACGTGTGGCTCAACGGCAGCCTCAACGCGCGCGGCTGGGAGCACGTCCTGCCCGTGTCGGTCGCGCTCGTCGTGCTGCTGCCGGCCGCGTTCCTGCTGGCGCACGTCCTCGGCGCGCTGCAGTACGGCGACGACACCGCACGCGGCCTCGGCGTGCCCGTCAACCGGGCGCGGTCCCTGCTGCTCCTCGTCGCCGTCGGGCTGGCGTCGGTGGCCACGGCCTCCGCGGGGCCGATCGCGTTCGTGGCGCTGGTGGCGCCGCAGATCGCGCAGCGCCTCGTCGGGGGAGCGCGGCCGCCGATCGGCATGTCGCTCGTCGTCGGCGCGGCGCTCACCGTGATCGCGGACGTCGTGGCGCGCACCGCGTTCGGCGCCACCGAGCTGCCGGTCGGCATCGTCACCGCGGTGCTCGGCGCGCCCTACCTGCTCTACCTGCTCGCCCGCTACGGCCGGGAGGCCCGTGCATGA
- a CDS encoding Asp23/Gls24 family envelope stress response protein, which translates to MSESTATPTTTTPTTTVASPARLADDTTQGKTTIAASVVQKIAGIAAREISGVHSMGGGVSRAFGAIRERIPGGGTGGANIAGVQVEVGEKQAAVDLDIVVEYGASIVELARAVRRNVITAVERMTGLEVIEVNIAVNDIHLPQAIEEDAQPPVVSARVE; encoded by the coding sequence ATGAGCGAGAGCACCGCGACTCCCACGACGACGACACCCACCACCACCGTCGCGTCGCCGGCCCGGCTCGCCGACGACACCACGCAGGGCAAGACCACGATCGCCGCCTCGGTCGTACAGAAGATCGCCGGCATCGCCGCGCGGGAGATCTCCGGCGTGCACTCGATGGGCGGCGGCGTCTCCCGGGCCTTCGGCGCGATCCGCGAGCGGATCCCGGGCGGGGGCACCGGCGGCGCCAACATCGCGGGCGTTCAGGTCGAGGTCGGTGAGAAGCAGGCCGCGGTCGACCTCGACATCGTCGTCGAGTACGGCGCGTCGATCGTCGAGCTGGCCAGGGCCGTGCGCCGCAACGTGATCACGGCCGTCGAGCGCATGACCGGGCTCGAGGTGATCGAGGTCAACATCGCGGTCAACGACATCCACCTGCCGCAGGCCATCGAAGAGGACGCGCAGCCGCCCGTGGTGTCCGCGCGGGTCGAGTGA
- a CDS encoding DUF6286 domain-containing protein, translating to MRVLLRVLAPLLGLAVALVGVLVVLEVVAASVRPGGGDGLVVPWPDWFASLEQTAWTDAPVPGIAIGVAVLGLLLVLLGLLARRHDVRVDGPAPEISVTTSPRVLARLVGRRVRTAEDVAAASVTASRRRVSVAAEGWSGAGPELADSVRARVEALLDEMPLHHRPRVTVTVQERRMPR from the coding sequence GTGCGCGTGCTGCTGCGGGTGCTCGCCCCGCTGCTCGGCCTCGCCGTCGCCCTGGTCGGGGTGCTGGTGGTCCTCGAGGTGGTCGCGGCGTCGGTGCGGCCCGGCGGGGGCGACGGGCTCGTCGTGCCGTGGCCCGACTGGTTCGCCTCTCTCGAGCAGACCGCGTGGACCGACGCCCCGGTGCCGGGCATCGCGATCGGCGTCGCCGTCCTCGGGCTCCTCCTCGTGCTCCTCGGGCTGCTGGCCCGGCGCCACGACGTCCGGGTCGACGGACCGGCGCCCGAGATCAGCGTCACCACGTCGCCCCGCGTGCTCGCCCGCCTCGTCGGCCGCCGCGTGCGCACCGCGGAGGACGTCGCCGCAGCGTCCGTCACGGCGTCGCGGCGCCGGGTGTCGGTGGCCGCGGAGGGCTGGAGCGGCGCCGGTCCCGAGCTCGCCGACAGCGTGCGCGCCCGCGTCGAGGCTCTGCTCGACGAGATGCCGCTGCACCACCGGCCGCGGGTCACCGTGACCGTGCAGGAGCGGAGGATGCCGCGGTGA
- a CDS encoding TetR/AcrR family transcriptional regulator, with amino-acid sequence MPAAPMSGRRAQAARNDELIMNAAREVFVADPTAPIAAVAERAGVGISALYRRYGSKEDMLRRLCADGLSLYIRIAEAALDSADPPWETFVAFARAVVAADTHAMTISLAGTFTTTPELMELAQRCDQRVRAVVDKAQAAGVLRADVTHTDFGLLFEQLSTVRRGSPERTTELRERYLALLLDSLRTPPQHEPLPGPPPRQGEFADRWEKR; translated from the coding sequence ATGCCAGCCGCACCCATGAGCGGACGCCGCGCGCAGGCGGCCCGCAACGACGAGCTGATCATGAACGCCGCGCGGGAGGTGTTCGTGGCCGATCCGACCGCGCCGATCGCCGCGGTCGCCGAGCGGGCCGGGGTCGGGATCAGCGCGCTCTACCGGCGCTACGGCAGCAAGGAGGACATGCTGCGGCGGCTGTGCGCCGACGGGCTGTCCCTCTACATCCGGATCGCGGAGGCGGCGCTGGACAGCGCGGATCCGCCCTGGGAGACGTTCGTGGCCTTCGCGCGGGCGGTGGTGGCCGCCGACACGCACGCGATGACGATCTCCCTCGCCGGCACGTTCACCACGACGCCCGAGCTGATGGAGCTCGCCCAGCGCTGCGACCAGCGGGTCCGTGCGGTGGTCGACAAGGCGCAGGCGGCCGGGGTGCTGCGGGCCGACGTGACCCACACCGACTTCGGCCTCCTCTTCGAGCAGCTGTCCACGGTGCGGCGGGGCTCACCGGAGCGGACGACCGAGCTGCGCGAGCGCTACCTGGCGCTCCTGCTCGACTCCCTGCGCACCCCGCCGCAGCACGAGCCCCTCCCCGGCCCGCCGCCCCGGCAAGGGGAGTTCGCCGACCGGTGGGAGAAGCGGTAG
- a CDS encoding alkaline shock response membrane anchor protein AmaP gives MTTDLPKSTAPSSPALRRRATAAIARSTTGERTLAVVVGLVLLAAGTLVTLLSYGYFGTARAGRPLLDPMIVDAVQAQPLVARVVGIACGLLLAVLGLVWAAHALRPERRPDLLLEGEPLDGSIDTSIVVSAAAAAEAMAAQAAELPGVGRARARLVGTEAAPAVRITLWLADDAAVRDILARLHSEVLTTARASLGLTELPAAVRLELDHVQPGPRVA, from the coding sequence GTGACGACCGACCTGCCGAAGAGCACGGCCCCGAGCTCACCTGCGCTGCGGCGGCGGGCGACCGCGGCGATCGCCCGCTCCACCACCGGCGAGCGGACGCTCGCGGTGGTGGTCGGGCTCGTCCTGCTCGCCGCGGGCACCCTCGTCACGCTCCTGTCCTACGGCTACTTCGGCACGGCACGCGCCGGCCGGCCGCTGCTGGACCCGATGATCGTCGACGCCGTGCAGGCGCAGCCGCTCGTCGCCCGGGTCGTCGGGATCGCCTGCGGCCTGCTGCTCGCCGTGCTCGGGCTGGTCTGGGCCGCGCACGCCCTGCGCCCGGAACGCCGTCCCGACCTCCTGCTGGAGGGCGAACCGCTCGACGGCAGCATCGACACGTCCATCGTCGTGAGCGCCGCCGCGGCGGCCGAGGCGATGGCCGCGCAGGCCGCCGAGCTGCCCGGGGTCGGCCGGGCCAGGGCCCGGCTCGTGGGCACCGAAGCGGCACCTGCCGTCCGCATCACGCTGTGGCTCGCCGACGACGCCGCCGTGCGCGACATCCTCGCCCGCCTCCACTCCGAGGTGCTGACCACCGCCCGCGCGTCCCTCGGCCTGACCGAGCTCCCGGCGGCCGTACGACTGGAGCTCGATCACGTCCAACCCGGCCCGCGGGTCGCATAG
- a CDS encoding MFS transporter gives MTATLDRPLPVAIPAARSTRSSWLGFSAVLGAALMNLLDSTVVSVAAPVIRDELGGTNATLQWTTAGYTLALAVLLIVGGRLGDMVGRRRMLLIGSAGFTAVSMLCGLAWSPEVLAGGRVVQGAFAALMLPQGFGLIRDAFPPAEMAKPLAAFGPVMGIGAVLGPIVGGFLVDANLFGTGWRMIFLINLPLGILTAVLAVKHLPKVAPAAAGTRLDWISVALSAAGTVLLILPLVQGHELHWPAWTIVSLVASVPVFAIFARRQSRLARAGRTPLVEPSLAGKRSYVAGVAFATIFFAAMGAMFTIGMMLQIGLGYSAIGASLMMAPWAFGALVGSAVSGVLMARLGRALLHTGLALMGAGVLGLYAVYEVVGVEVGFATMALPLLVGGTGMGMIFVPLFDIVLGGVEDREVGSATGALSAIEQLGVTLGIAILGTVFFSIVGETPTAQSAVDAGSATALVAAGLIAIGFVLGFALPKRARAGAH, from the coding sequence ATGACCGCGACGCTCGACCGGCCCCTCCCGGTCGCCATCCCCGCCGCCCGCTCGACGCGCTCGTCGTGGCTCGGCTTCTCCGCCGTCCTCGGCGCCGCCCTGATGAACCTGCTGGACTCCACCGTCGTGTCGGTCGCGGCGCCGGTCATCCGTGACGAGCTGGGTGGCACCAACGCCACGCTGCAGTGGACGACGGCGGGCTACACGCTCGCGCTGGCGGTGCTGCTGATCGTCGGCGGCCGGCTGGGCGACATGGTCGGGCGCCGCAGGATGCTGCTGATCGGCAGCGCCGGCTTCACCGCCGTGTCGATGCTGTGCGGTCTCGCCTGGTCTCCGGAGGTCCTCGCCGGCGGTCGGGTTGTGCAGGGTGCGTTCGCGGCGCTGATGCTCCCGCAGGGCTTCGGCCTGATCCGGGACGCGTTCCCGCCCGCCGAGATGGCCAAGCCCCTCGCCGCGTTCGGCCCGGTGATGGGCATCGGCGCGGTGCTCGGCCCGATCGTCGGCGGATTCCTGGTCGACGCGAACCTGTTCGGCACCGGCTGGCGGATGATCTTCCTGATCAACTTGCCGCTCGGCATCCTCACGGCGGTGCTCGCGGTGAAGCACCTGCCGAAGGTCGCTCCCGCCGCAGCGGGCACCCGCCTGGACTGGATCAGCGTCGCGCTCTCGGCGGCCGGCACCGTGCTTCTCATCCTCCCGCTGGTCCAGGGGCACGAGCTGCACTGGCCCGCGTGGACGATCGTCTCGCTGGTCGCGTCCGTGCCGGTGTTCGCGATCTTCGCCCGCCGCCAGTCGCGGCTCGCCCGCGCCGGCCGCACCCCGCTCGTGGAGCCCAGCCTCGCCGGGAAGCGCTCCTACGTGGCGGGCGTGGCGTTCGCGACGATCTTCTTCGCGGCGATGGGCGCGATGTTCACCATCGGCATGATGCTGCAGATCGGCCTGGGCTACTCGGCGATCGGCGCCAGCCTGATGATGGCGCCCTGGGCGTTCGGTGCGCTGGTCGGCTCGGCCGTCTCCGGGGTGCTCATGGCGAGGCTGGGCCGCGCGCTGCTGCACACCGGGCTCGCGCTGATGGGGGCGGGCGTGCTCGGGCTGTACGCGGTCTACGAGGTGGTGGGCGTCGAGGTCGGGTTCGCGACGATGGCGCTGCCGCTGCTGGTCGGCGGCACCGGAATGGGGATGATCTTCGTCCCGCTGTTCGACATCGTTCTCGGCGGCGTGGAGGACCGCGAGGTCGGTTCCGCGACGGGCGCGCTCAGCGCGATCGAGCAGCTGGGCGTCACCCTCGGCATCGCGATCCTCGGCACGGTCTTCTTCAGCATCGTCGGCGAGACGCCCACCGCGCAGTCGGCGGTCGACGCGGGCAGCGCGACGGCGTTGGTCGCGGCCGGCCTGATCGCGATCGGGTTCGTGCTCGGCTTCGCGCTCCCGAAGCGAGCGCGCGCAGGCGCTCACTGA